A single window of Vibrio alfacsensis DNA harbors:
- a CDS encoding GspH/FimT family pseudopilin, which translates to MPRGFTLLELMSTVAVLSILLVYAVPSFHRIFEANKMQRLADGLHGFVIQSKSEAVLRRQRLWAHIIIAESDSSDGNWRIELTNRSAPGLGTVIHAFSGQPFQGISLTASYASDQISFDGVHGRPSSGNIRFHPNGESSKALKLVSHTLSARVRICSDDRHKEHYGYSTCS; encoded by the coding sequence ATGCCTCGCGGGTTTACGTTATTAGAGCTTATGAGCACCGTTGCTGTCCTGAGTATTTTGTTGGTTTATGCGGTGCCCTCTTTTCATCGGATATTTGAAGCCAACAAAATGCAGCGCCTTGCGGATGGGCTTCATGGCTTTGTTATCCAAAGTAAGTCGGAGGCGGTCTTGCGTCGTCAGCGACTATGGGCGCACATCATTATTGCTGAAAGTGATTCGAGTGATGGAAATTGGCGAATAGAACTTACCAATCGCTCAGCACCCGGTCTTGGGACGGTAATACACGCTTTTTCTGGTCAGCCATTTCAAGGCATTTCACTGACAGCAAGCTACGCCTCTGATCAGATCAGCTTTGATGGGGTACATGGCCGTCCATCTTCTGGCAACATCCGTTTTCATCCTAATGGAGAATCATCGAAAGCACTTAAGTTGGTTTCGCATACATTGTCTGCTCGTGTTCGAATATGCAGTGATGATCGGCACAAAGAGCACTATGGTTATTCAACGTGTTCATAA
- the purL gene encoding phosphoribosylformylglycinamidine synthase translates to MRILRGSPALSEFRVNKLLELCREQDLPVIGIYAEFMHFADLKSDLDDQELEKLEKLLTYGPTIEEHEPEGLLLLVTPRPGTISPWSSKSTDIAINCGLDKVKRLERGTAYYVETSTPLNDAQIADVKALIHDRMMEVTFTDFDAANALFQAAEPAPVADVDLLNGGRTALENANVTLGLALADDEIEYLYDAFVNKLERNPTDIELMMFAQANSEHCRHKIFNADWTIDGVKQEKSLFKMIKNTFEITPDNVLSAYKDNAAVMVGSDVGRFFPNPETRQYGYSQEKAHILMKVETHNHPTAISPWPGASTGSGGEIRDEGATGIGGKPKAGLVGFTTSNLRIPGFEQPWETDFGKPGRIVNALDIMLEGPLGGAAFNNEFGRPNLLGYFRTYEEKVNSHAGEEVRGYHKPIMIAGGMGNIRDEHVQKKEIPVGASLIVLGGPAMNIGLGGGAASSMASGQSAEDLDFASVQRENPEMERRCQEVIDRCWQLGDANPIAFIHDVGAGGISNALPELVDDGERGGIFQLRDVPNDEPGMSPLEIWCNESQERYVMAVAPENMAVFDAICKRERAPYAVVGIATEERELKLEDSHFDNTPIDMPMDVLLGKTPKMHRDAKTLKANNPAVNRDGIELNEAVDRVLRLPTVAEKTFLITIGDRTVTGLVARDQMVGPWQVPVANCAVTAASYDTYHGEAMSMGERTPVALLDFGASARLAVGEAITNIAATNIGDIKHIKLSANWMSPAGHPGEDAGLYEAVKAVGEELCPALGLTIPVGKDSMSMKTKWEENGEQKEVTSPLSLIITAFARVEDVRKTITPQLLTDKGDTSLVLIDLGNGQNRLGATALAQVYKQLGDKPADVDNAAQLKGFYEGVQTLVANGQVVAYHDKGDGGLFVTLAEMAFAGHCGVKADIADLGEDTLAALFNEELGAVLQVKNDDLDAVLSTLAANGLETCSHVIGSVVGDGAASDELVITSGDKIVLERNRTELRTIWAETTHKMQGLRDNPACADQEHEAKKDNSDPGLNVKLSFDVNEDIAAPYIAGSMVNTGAKPKMAILREQGVNSHVEMAAAFDRAGFEATDIHMSDILTGQAVLEEYQGLVACGGFSYGDVLGAGEGWAKSILFNEQARNQFEGFFQREDTFSLGVCNGCQMLSNLKELIPGADLWPRFVRNESERFEARFSLVEVQKSDSVFFDGMAGSRMPIAVSHGEGRVEVRDADHLAAIEASGTVAVRYVDNHGNPTQQYPNNPNGSPNAITGLTTQDGRVTIMMPHPERVFRTVANSWSPEGWGENGAWMRMFQNARKNIG, encoded by the coding sequence ATGAGAATTTTGCGTGGCTCCCCAGCTCTTTCTGAGTTTCGAGTTAATAAACTACTGGAACTTTGTCGTGAACAAGATCTGCCTGTCATTGGCATTTACGCAGAGTTCATGCACTTTGCGGATCTAAAGTCTGACCTTGATGACCAAGAGTTGGAAAAACTGGAAAAATTGCTGACTTACGGTCCCACGATCGAAGAGCATGAGCCAGAAGGTCTTTTACTTCTTGTTACTCCTCGCCCGGGCACCATTTCGCCTTGGTCTTCTAAATCTACTGATATCGCCATTAATTGCGGCCTAGACAAAGTAAAACGTCTTGAGCGCGGCACGGCATACTACGTAGAAACATCGACGCCTCTTAACGACGCACAAATTGCAGACGTAAAAGCGCTTATCCATGATCGTATGATGGAAGTGACGTTTACTGATTTCGATGCGGCAAATGCGTTATTCCAAGCGGCAGAGCCAGCACCTGTGGCAGACGTAGATCTATTAAACGGCGGTCGTACTGCGCTTGAAAACGCAAACGTTACCCTAGGTCTTGCACTTGCAGATGATGAGATCGAATACCTTTACGATGCATTCGTAAATAAACTAGAACGCAACCCGACTGACATTGAGCTGATGATGTTTGCACAAGCGAACTCGGAGCACTGTCGTCACAAGATCTTCAATGCAGATTGGACTATCGACGGCGTGAAGCAAGAGAAGTCTCTGTTCAAGATGATAAAGAACACGTTTGAAATTACGCCAGATAACGTGCTATCGGCATACAAAGATAACGCAGCGGTAATGGTGGGGTCGGATGTTGGCCGTTTCTTCCCGAACCCAGAAACTCGCCAATACGGTTACAGCCAAGAGAAAGCGCACATCCTAATGAAGGTGGAAACGCACAACCACCCAACGGCTATCTCTCCATGGCCGGGCGCTTCGACTGGTTCTGGTGGTGAAATCCGTGATGAAGGCGCGACTGGTATCGGTGGTAAGCCAAAAGCAGGTCTTGTTGGCTTCACAACCTCTAACCTACGTATTCCTGGTTTTGAACAGCCATGGGAAACAGATTTCGGTAAGCCGGGTCGCATCGTTAACGCTCTAGACATTATGCTAGAAGGCCCACTTGGTGGCGCGGCGTTCAACAACGAATTTGGTCGTCCAAACCTACTTGGTTACTTCCGTACTTACGAAGAAAAAGTTAACTCACACGCAGGTGAAGAAGTTCGTGGTTACCACAAGCCAATCATGATTGCTGGTGGTATGGGTAACATTCGTGACGAGCACGTTCAAAAGAAAGAGATCCCAGTAGGTGCAAGCCTAATCGTACTGGGTGGTCCTGCAATGAACATCGGTCTTGGCGGTGGTGCAGCTTCTTCAATGGCATCTGGTCAATCAGCAGAAGACCTAGATTTCGCTTCAGTACAGCGTGAAAACCCAGAGATGGAACGCCGCTGTCAGGAAGTGATCGACCGTTGTTGGCAACTTGGTGATGCTAACCCTATTGCATTTATCCACGATGTGGGCGCGGGCGGTATCTCGAACGCACTTCCAGAGCTTGTAGACGATGGCGAACGTGGTGGCATCTTCCAACTGCGTGATGTACCAAATGATGAACCAGGCATGAGCCCACTTGAAATCTGGTGTAACGAGTCTCAAGAGCGTTACGTAATGGCAGTTGCGCCAGAGAACATGGCAGTATTCGACGCAATCTGTAAGCGTGAGCGTGCTCCATACGCAGTAGTAGGCATCGCAACAGAAGAGCGTGAACTGAAACTTGAAGATTCACACTTCGATAATACGCCAATCGACATGCCAATGGATGTGCTTCTTGGTAAGACGCCTAAGATGCACCGTGATGCGAAAACGCTAAAAGCAAACAACCCAGCGGTTAACCGTGACGGTATCGAGCTAAACGAAGCCGTGGATCGTGTTCTACGTCTTCCAACGGTTGCAGAAAAAACATTCCTAATCACTATCGGTGACCGCACGGTGACTGGTCTTGTTGCGCGTGACCAAATGGTTGGCCCTTGGCAGGTTCCAGTAGCAAACTGCGCGGTAACCGCAGCAAGCTATGACACTTACCACGGCGAAGCAATGTCGATGGGTGAGCGTACGCCAGTTGCTCTATTAGACTTCGGTGCTTCGGCTCGTCTAGCGGTTGGTGAAGCAATCACAAACATCGCTGCGACAAACATCGGTGATATCAAACACATTAAACTGTCTGCAAACTGGATGTCTCCAGCTGGCCATCCGGGCGAAGACGCAGGTCTTTACGAAGCAGTGAAAGCCGTGGGTGAAGAGCTATGTCCAGCACTTGGTTTAACTATCCCTGTGGGTAAAGACTCCATGTCGATGAAGACCAAGTGGGAAGAGAACGGTGAGCAGAAAGAAGTAACTTCTCCGCTATCTCTAATTATCACTGCGTTTGCTCGTGTTGAAGATGTTCGTAAGACAATCACGCCTCAGCTTCTCACTGACAAAGGTGATACCTCGCTAGTTCTTATTGACTTAGGTAACGGTCAAAACCGTCTAGGTGCAACAGCACTAGCACAGGTTTACAAGCAGCTTGGTGATAAGCCAGCAGACGTAGACAACGCAGCACAGCTAAAAGGTTTCTACGAGGGTGTTCAAACTCTTGTAGCGAACGGCCAAGTAGTGGCTTACCACGATAAAGGCGATGGCGGTCTGTTTGTAACGCTTGCTGAGATGGCATTTGCTGGTCACTGTGGTGTGAAAGCAGACATCGCAGACCTTGGCGAAGACACGTTAGCAGCATTATTCAACGAAGAGTTGGGTGCGGTGCTACAAGTTAAAAACGATGACCTAGACGCGGTACTTTCAACGCTAGCAGCGAACGGCCTAGAAACATGTTCACACGTTATCGGCTCTGTAGTTGGTGATGGGGCAGCATCTGATGAGCTAGTGATTACTTCTGGTGACAAGATAGTCCTTGAGCGCAACCGCACTGAACTACGCACTATCTGGGCAGAGACCACGCACAAGATGCAAGGTCTACGTGATAACCCAGCATGTGCTGACCAAGAGCATGAGGCGAAGAAAGACAACTCTGACCCAGGTTTGAACGTTAAGCTAAGCTTCGATGTAAATGAAGACATCGCAGCACCGTATATCGCGGGTTCTATGGTAAATACTGGCGCTAAGCCTAAGATGGCAATCTTGCGTGAGCAAGGTGTTAACTCTCACGTTGAGATGGCAGCAGCCTTTGACCGTGCTGGCTTTGAAGCAACGGATATCCACATGAGCGACATCCTAACAGGTCAAGCTGTGCTAGAAGAGTACCAAGGCCTAGTCGCTTGTGGTGGCTTCTCTTACGGTGACGTACTTGGTGCGGGTGAAGGTTGGGCGAAGTCTATCTTGTTCAATGAGCAAGCTCGCAACCAGTTCGAGGGCTTCTTCCAGCGTGAAGATACGTTCTCTCTAGGTGTGTGTAATGGCTGTCAGATGCTATCGAACCTGAAAGAGCTAATCCCAGGTGCAGACCTATGGCCACGCTTTGTTCGTAATGAATCTGAGCGTTTCGAAGCGCGTTTCAGCCTAGTTGAAGTGCAGAAGTCTGACTCTGTATTCTTCGACGGCATGGCTGGTTCTCGTATGCCGATCGCAGTGTCTCACGGGGAAGGCCGCGTAGAAGTACGTGATGCTGACCACCTAGCGGCGATTGAAGCATCAGGTACGGTTGCAGTTCGTTACGTGGACAACCACGGTAACCCAACGCAGCAATACCCGAACAACCCGAACGGTTCGCCAAACGCAATCACAGGTCTAACGACTCAAGATGGTCGCGTAACTATCATGATGCCGCACCCAGAGCGTGTATTCCGTACAGTAGCGAACTCATGGTCTCCAGAAGGTTGGGGTGAGAACGGCGCTTGGATGCGCATGTTCCAAAACGCACGTAAGAATATCGGTTAA
- a CDS encoding PilW family protein, with product MIKQEGTSLIEFLLASSLGVIALGAVGSLYISGQKLTLERTQELLLLQNTASVLQMMKNDIQRAGFDGGGGRSIKISGAENTVFTLSGPDFGLVAYAYLISASGASTIYKNVVYEQRDDSPNALFICEKKQPSVMSTLEVTNMAATRSCNRLFDNKVIGVSKFELSEETVASEHAKSAVVEVALGTYLIGVLSINTEQSFIVKQRNWQE from the coding sequence ATGATTAAGCAAGAAGGCACAAGTCTTATTGAATTTCTTTTGGCCTCTAGTCTTGGTGTGATTGCACTTGGCGCCGTCGGTTCTCTGTACATCAGTGGTCAAAAGCTGACGTTGGAGCGCACGCAAGAGTTGTTGTTATTGCAAAATACAGCCAGTGTTTTGCAAATGATGAAAAACGACATCCAGCGCGCGGGGTTTGATGGAGGTGGTGGCCGTTCAATAAAAATCTCGGGAGCAGAAAATACGGTATTTACCTTGAGCGGCCCTGACTTTGGATTGGTTGCTTACGCCTATCTTATTAGTGCGTCCGGCGCTTCTACGATTTATAAAAATGTGGTGTATGAGCAAAGGGACGATTCACCTAATGCTCTGTTTATATGTGAAAAGAAACAACCTTCAGTCATGAGTACGCTCGAAGTGACCAATATGGCCGCAACACGGTCTTGTAATAGATTGTTTGATAACAAAGTGATTGGTGTCAGTAAGTTTGAACTGAGCGAAGAAACGGTTGCAAGTGAGCATGCCAAAAGTGCAGTGGTGGAAGTCGCCTTAGGTACCTATTTAATCGGCGTATTGAGCATCAATACTGAGCAGTCTTTTATTGTAAAACAAAGGAACTGGCAGGAGTGA
- the mltF gene encoding membrane-bound lytic murein transglycosylase MltF encodes MQISQFNRLKRSALLFATVLLLSACQIESEPKSEFEQIQERGVLRVGTLNNQLSYYIGPDGPAGLDYELARKFAEQLGVKLEIKPAFRQAELFPALKKGDIDIIATGLNQTSQAVQRFRPAPAYYYVSQQVVYKKGQLRPRDLEQLIGYQKAKDKNAEDGELNAGAETLQIVEQSQFVPTLTDLQKAHPELQFEIVGNADTRDLLRQVSTGELRFTVTDSVELSLAQRLYPDLTLAFELTEDQPVSWFTRRSEDESLYAMLIEFFGNIKQSGELATLEEKYIGHIEAFDYVDTRAFIRALDNTLPKWAPLFQKYSEEFDWRLIAALAYQESHWKPKAKSPTGVRGMMMLTLPTAKSVGVTDRLDPEQSVRGGVEYLRRIVARVPDSINDHEKIWFALASYNVGYGHMMDARRLTKAQGGDPDAWSDVKERLPLLRQKRFYSQTRYGYARGDEARNYVENIRRYYQSIIGHVSQKPAVEEDTSELQVIPPLDPNTLVSGAVETLTDQISGAVESVPGTEQQTPTTVE; translated from the coding sequence ATGCAAATAAGTCAGTTCAATAGACTCAAGCGCAGTGCCTTACTTTTCGCGACTGTGCTTTTACTTTCTGCCTGTCAGATTGAGTCAGAACCTAAAAGTGAATTCGAGCAAATCCAAGAACGTGGGGTTCTACGTGTTGGCACGCTAAATAACCAACTCTCTTATTACATTGGTCCAGATGGCCCGGCAGGCCTAGATTACGAACTGGCGCGTAAATTTGCCGAACAACTAGGCGTAAAACTAGAGATCAAGCCTGCGTTTCGACAAGCCGAGCTGTTCCCTGCGCTTAAAAAAGGCGACATTGACATCATCGCAACAGGCTTAAACCAAACCTCTCAAGCCGTACAACGTTTTCGCCCAGCCCCGGCTTATTACTATGTAAGCCAGCAAGTCGTGTATAAGAAAGGCCAACTTCGCCCACGCGATCTCGAGCAGCTCATCGGCTACCAAAAAGCAAAAGATAAAAATGCCGAAGATGGTGAGCTGAATGCAGGAGCCGAAACGCTACAGATCGTCGAACAGTCACAGTTTGTTCCTACGTTAACGGATTTACAAAAAGCGCACCCAGAGCTTCAGTTTGAGATTGTAGGAAACGCCGACACCCGAGATCTCCTAAGACAGGTATCTACCGGTGAGTTACGCTTTACCGTCACCGACTCTGTTGAGCTCTCATTGGCGCAACGCTTATATCCTGACTTAACCTTGGCGTTCGAGTTAACCGAAGATCAACCAGTATCATGGTTTACTCGTCGTTCGGAAGATGAAAGCTTATACGCAATGCTGATAGAGTTTTTTGGCAACATCAAACAGTCCGGTGAATTGGCCACATTAGAAGAAAAATACATCGGTCATATCGAAGCATTCGACTATGTTGATACTCGTGCCTTTATCCGCGCGTTAGACAACACGCTACCTAAATGGGCACCATTGTTCCAAAAATACAGTGAGGAATTTGATTGGCGACTGATTGCAGCACTGGCTTACCAAGAATCTCACTGGAAACCAAAGGCGAAATCACCAACAGGTGTACGCGGTATGATGATGCTAACCCTACCTACGGCGAAAAGTGTGGGTGTAACTGACCGTCTGGATCCAGAACAATCGGTTCGTGGTGGTGTAGAGTACCTACGTCGTATTGTTGCCCGGGTTCCTGATTCCATTAACGATCATGAAAAGATTTGGTTTGCTCTTGCATCTTACAACGTTGGCTACGGCCACATGATGGATGCTCGACGTCTCACCAAAGCACAAGGCGGCGATCCTGATGCTTGGTCTGATGTAAAAGAACGACTACCACTACTACGCCAAAAGCGCTTTTATAGCCAAACACGTTATGGTTATGCGCGTGGTGATGAGGCCCGTAACTACGTAGAAAATATTCGTCGTTATTACCAATCTATCATTGGACACGTGAGTCAGAAACCTGCGGTTGAAGAAGACACCAGTGAGCTTCAAGTCATCCCGCCATTAGACCCGAATACCTTGGTTTCTGGCGCCGTTGAAACGTTGACAGACCAAATTTCGGGAGCAGTAGAAAGCGTACCGGGAACCGAGCAACAAACGCCAACAACGGTGGAATAA
- a CDS encoding DUF3332 domain-containing protein encodes MKKAIAKIGAMTAVAVSLSGCVGSNAVTGYVMGFNLKAVDNRYARGGLNMLMAPIYGVSVAADYIVFNSLEFWTGKNPLNGKPHIFDTKMDTYIDVNHQLDKSLTTAPIGPLTNNRVIEQGQMQQLDENTVQMDITYNNGEKATLMGVRDGEFVTYYIDGEVVAKTSMDELAAYAQTRA; translated from the coding sequence ATGAAAAAGGCGATCGCTAAAATTGGTGCGATGACTGCAGTAGCAGTGTCACTTTCAGGCTGTGTAGGCAGCAACGCAGTAACGGGTTACGTTATGGGCTTTAACCTAAAAGCTGTAGACAACCGTTACGCTCGTGGTGGCCTAAACATGCTAATGGCTCCAATTTACGGTGTTTCGGTTGCGGCTGACTACATTGTGTTTAACTCGCTAGAGTTTTGGACAGGTAAGAACCCACTGAACGGTAAGCCACACATTTTTGATACAAAGATGGATACATACATCGATGTAAACCACCAGTTAGATAAGTCTCTAACGACAGCGCCTATTGGTCCACTAACCAATAACCGTGTTATCGAGCAAGGCCAAATGCAGCAGCTTGATGAAAATACAGTTCAGATGGACATCACTTACAACAACGGTGAGAAAGCGACGCTAATGGGTGTTCGTGATGGTGAGTTTGTAACTTACTACATCGATGGTGAAGTCGTTGCTAAGACTTCTATGGATGAGCTAGCGGCATACGCGCAAACTCGTGCATAA
- a CDS encoding type IV pilus modification PilV family protein, translating to MTSKQQGISLIEVLMTFLLIGVGALGLIKWQAYMEREADYAINSINALRVAENQLERFHTRGASGALSTIPIVHFDSIATGSNTVGAYRVRWNVSAPTVSASLKTIVITSSWQDRMGRTKSIQLETKITRYSEFDE from the coding sequence GTGACCTCTAAACAGCAAGGCATTAGTTTGATTGAAGTGCTGATGACGTTTCTGCTCATTGGTGTCGGGGCGTTAGGCCTGATTAAATGGCAGGCGTATATGGAGCGAGAAGCGGATTATGCCATAAATAGCATTAATGCATTGCGAGTAGCAGAAAATCAACTGGAACGGTTTCACACTCGCGGTGCGTCTGGTGCGCTTTCTACGATCCCAATTGTTCATTTTGATTCGATTGCGACAGGATCTAATACTGTTGGAGCGTATCGTGTGCGATGGAATGTTTCAGCCCCAACGGTTTCTGCTTCACTCAAGACGATCGTGATTACGTCCAGTTGGCAAGATCGGATGGGCCGGACAAAATCCATACAACTGGAGACAAAAATCACGCGATATAGCGAGTTCGATGAGTAG
- a CDS encoding AbgT family transporter has translation MSNQAVNKSPSPKPSGMDRFLNFIERAGNKIPDPAILFFWALIITWAASALLSNVSFDLLNPRTGEALTITNLLTGEALASFLANMVTTFTGFAPLGIVLVAMLGVGVADSSGFITTGLKKMLNFTPAKLLTPMLILVAIVSHTAADAGYVLVIPLGGIIFHAAGRHPLAGIAAAFAGVSGGFSANFIPSGIDPLLAGFTQTAAQVLDPEYVVNPLANIFFTGLSSVIIVAIGWYVTEKIIEPRLANTPIDEDAEKAPDLGSFTETESKAFRYAGWAMMAGIALLVVALIPENSALRSPEGEITAFSAPIMKSIVPLIFILFIIPGYVYGRVSGTFKTSNDIIKAMADTMSTMGAYIVMSFFCAQFLSAFAQSNIGTMLALYGAEGLKAMNLPGEATIIGMILLTASVNLLIGSASAKWALIGPILVPMLMAVGISPELSQAAYRVGDSVSNIISPLMVFFPLVVVYCQRYVKSTGIGTLASLMMPFSIAMLIGWSVFLVVYWMLGIPLGIQAPYTYTM, from the coding sequence ATGAGTAACCAAGCTGTTAATAAATCGCCATCACCGAAGCCGAGCGGTATGGATCGTTTTCTGAACTTTATCGAGCGAGCAGGTAATAAAATTCCTGATCCTGCGATTTTGTTCTTCTGGGCACTAATCATTACTTGGGCTGCGTCTGCACTTTTGTCGAATGTTTCTTTCGACCTTCTAAACCCTCGAACTGGCGAAGCTCTAACCATTACTAACCTTCTAACGGGTGAAGCACTAGCAAGTTTCCTTGCTAACATGGTGACAACGTTCACAGGCTTTGCTCCTCTAGGTATCGTACTTGTTGCGATGCTAGGTGTTGGTGTTGCTGATTCATCTGGCTTCATCACAACTGGTCTTAAGAAGATGCTGAACTTCACGCCAGCAAAACTTCTTACTCCAATGCTAATTCTTGTAGCAATCGTATCGCACACAGCGGCGGACGCGGGCTACGTTCTGGTTATTCCTCTTGGTGGTATCATTTTCCACGCGGCAGGTCGTCACCCTCTAGCGGGTATCGCAGCAGCGTTCGCTGGCGTATCAGGCGGTTTCTCTGCAAACTTCATCCCATCAGGTATCGACCCGCTACTAGCAGGCTTTACTCAAACAGCGGCGCAGGTTCTAGATCCTGAGTACGTGGTTAACCCACTAGCAAACATCTTCTTTACTGGCCTATCTTCAGTAATCATTGTTGCTATCGGTTGGTACGTAACAGAGAAAATCATCGAGCCTCGTCTAGCGAATACACCTATCGATGAAGATGCTGAAAAAGCACCGGATCTAGGTTCATTCACCGAAACTGAATCAAAAGCATTCCGCTACGCGGGTTGGGCTATGATGGCGGGTATCGCACTTCTTGTTGTTGCGCTTATCCCAGAAAACTCGGCACTTCGTTCTCCTGAAGGCGAAATTACTGCGTTCTCTGCGCCAATCATGAAGTCTATCGTTCCACTGATCTTCATTTTGTTCATCATTCCAGGCTACGTTTACGGTCGAGTTTCTGGTACGTTCAAGACAAGTAACGACATCATCAAAGCGATGGCGGATACTATGTCTACCATGGGCGCGTACATCGTAATGTCGTTCTTCTGTGCACAGTTCCTATCTGCGTTTGCTCAATCAAACATTGGTACTATGCTAGCGCTATACGGTGCGGAAGGTCTGAAAGCGATGAACCTACCTGGTGAAGCGACGATCATCGGTATGATTCTTCTAACGGCTTCTGTAAACCTTCTTATCGGTTCGGCATCGGCGAAGTGGGCACTGATCGGTCCAATCCTTGTGCCAATGCTAATGGCAGTAGGTATCTCTCCAGAGCTATCTCAAGCGGCTTACCGTGTAGGTGATTCTGTATCGAACATCATTTCACCTCTGATGGTATTCTTCCCTCTAGTGGTGGTTTACTGTCAACGTTACGTGAAGTCGACAGGTATCGGTACGCTAGCATCACTAATGATGCCATTCTCGATCGCAATGCTGATCGGTTGGTCAGTATTCCTAGTGGTTTACTGGATGCTAGGCATTCCTCTAGGTATCCAAGCACCTTACACTTACACGATGTAA
- a CDS encoding type IV pilin protein, producing MIRSSRCNRYNRPLLGMTLLELLIVVVIIGLLATIAYPSYTRHAISSHRTVALSDISRIQLALERAYTGSYHWRGIVSGGHCLICDSDSDRFTFSIVSSATLAYTIEATAKTDLGQDRDPCFPSGVKKITLTSTNVESPSACWNR from the coding sequence ATGATTCGAAGTTCTCGTTGTAATCGCTACAACAGACCATTATTAGGAATGACATTGCTCGAATTACTTATTGTCGTTGTGATCATTGGGTTACTCGCCACGATCGCCTACCCGTCCTACACCCGACATGCCATAAGTTCACACCGAACCGTCGCATTAAGCGACATCAGTCGGATTCAATTGGCACTCGAACGAGCTTACACCGGCAGTTATCACTGGCGTGGGATTGTTTCAGGTGGGCATTGTTTGATTTGCGATTCAGACTCTGATCGTTTTACCTTTTCTATCGTAAGTTCAGCAACACTGGCTTACACCATAGAAGCAACAGCAAAAACCGACTTGGGACAAGATAGAGACCCATGCTTCCCATCAGGGGTAAAGAAAATCACCCTAACGTCAACCAATGTGGAATCACCAAGCGCATGTTGGAATAGGTAA
- a CDS encoding succinylglutamate desuccinylase/aspartoacylase family protein: MARSKKSKVFELLGHQVQPGQRLETEFEAAQLYTHSPLSIPVEIIHGKQAGPVLMVNAAIHGDELNGVEIVRQMINQLDPQKLKGTVIAVPIVNVFGFIHKSRYLPDRRDLNRCFPGSEKGALASRMAHGFFNNIAKRCDYILDLHTGAIHRTNLPQIRANLSNPETLRIAKAFATPVIVDSALRDGSLRSEAEKCDIPVLTYEAGEALRFDPLSITAGVLGVQRVMQAIGMLRASRKKLPEPIIAKSTSWVRASGNGILRTVVNLGDKVEEGETLAYISSPLGHDELELLAPKGGIVIGQQTLPLVNEGDAIFHIAYFKQDDEIVEQAVESYIEELTEFDVDQVTTGQIPLDTNNV, from the coding sequence ATGGCCAGAAGTAAAAAAAGCAAAGTATTTGAGCTACTCGGGCATCAAGTACAACCAGGACAACGACTAGAGACAGAATTTGAAGCAGCACAGCTTTACACTCACTCTCCGCTGTCTATTCCTGTGGAAATCATTCACGGCAAACAAGCCGGTCCCGTTTTAATGGTGAACGCGGCAATCCATGGTGATGAGCTTAATGGCGTAGAAATTGTTCGTCAGATGATCAACCAACTCGACCCACAGAAACTAAAAGGAACAGTGATCGCTGTGCCTATCGTCAACGTGTTTGGCTTTATCCATAAGTCTCGATACTTGCCAGACCGTCGCGATTTAAACCGTTGTTTCCCTGGTAGTGAGAAAGGTGCACTTGCATCTCGCATGGCACATGGTTTCTTTAACAACATTGCCAAGCGTTGTGATTACATTCTCGACTTGCACACTGGCGCAATTCACCGTACCAACTTACCGCAGATCCGTGCAAACCTAAGCAACCCTGAAACATTGCGCATTGCTAAAGCATTTGCAACGCCAGTGATCGTGGATTCAGCGCTGCGTGATGGCTCCTTACGTAGTGAAGCAGAAAAATGTGATATCCCTGTACTGACGTACGAAGCGGGTGAAGCGTTGCGTTTCGATCCACTGTCGATCACAGCTGGCGTACTAGGTGTTCAGCGCGTAATGCAGGCGATTGGTATGCTACGTGCGAGCCGTAAAAAGCTTCCAGAGCCGATCATCGCGAAATCAACCAGTTGGGTTCGTGCTTCAGGTAATGGTATTTTACGTACCGTGGTGAACTTGGGTGATAAGGTTGAAGAGGGTGAAACACTCGCTTACATCAGCTCACCGCTTGGCCATGATGAACTTGAGCTACTAGCACCTAAAGGCGGTATCGTGATTGGTCAGCAGACGCTGCCTTTGGTTAACGAAGGGGATGCGATTTTCCATATCGCTTACTTTAAGCAAGACGATGAAATCGTTGAGCAAGCCGTAGAAAGCTACATTGAAGAGTTAACAGAATTTGATGTAGACCAAGTTACGACAGGTCAAATCCCGTTAGACACAAATAATGTGTAA